The Manis javanica isolate MJ-LG chromosome 2, MJ_LKY, whole genome shotgun sequence genome contains a region encoding:
- the JCAD gene encoding junctional cadherin 5-associated protein isoform X2 — MYSVEDLLISHGYKLSRNIPARREGNDEGRRQARTGARVSHGLLNGCEEGPAALAPRETCGGEGHTSDPAHSRHAPRVPGEPQGAPACRTSQAGFYHHPVLAWSSQPQTGHSHAYWRRRGQESSGLLGLRAREDPEVRGMAQAHSLPMHTREGPWEVGGRTENVTKKAVWEEELRMSGPARWQNVSLESWNQPRKLGRQMSDGDREKLFQDLYPFMQGEQMLNSQSKGKSQSLPRVLSPESLSCMEVPISLNDGHLPGVPQMPFYPSNCAPNLEPPRNSEKGGSSIPLARPKFGRPLKPPSYGSCQQPRGGAESSDYLDSQQTDLCVSHLSRVHDSRQELCVYDSGLEPPVYVPPPSYRSPPQHVPNPYKEDAMPEQVCGGRHQQQHPVEKAGTSGQLPPGTPWPGNECGVGPRSPHGPPLQSHPTTAYDSSVLYIPFDDPRIRHIKLSHPQGFCEETVDDKPYNSGLVPAPGPAQGNTHQDGAILNPEGMTTPQPGTAGGPASADPSPQWLGGQFPSDGENGGFPDPRDHGVLRGQQPDVRGGRRGLTEAPAPSQSPQGESTCATQPKLKKFETGLQTKKSSKKKMNETIFCLVSIPVKSKSHLPDIDTNNNDLKQSADKRNGLDKKAALQEQSLLSMSSTDLELQALTGSMAGRTEFQKQVGEPGDKQTNDLRLIHLVKHPELTYSDLWPGHQCRDQQTQTSFTEEPRSAQPLPGEKLAGSRNAVLTPGLSDPPASEAQMPVAIASSDPDWRLNAHHLQGQKALSPSSNSAFSRTSSSINQASVPKAQCQPCVDGRVRGASPVPRGEVVKGETTGPCNSKQLFGQFLLKPVSRRPWDLISQLESFNKELQEEEESSESDGGSGDSEAEGPRGGPDSTPRNLGSVEGGQDMRGRGPDPTLWSGRVKSKSESWSEEQKPDHPCARAQPPGPLQAEDSRRGTLLSANGSLIIEKGNQAVEKKIKEPVVSPGPTKRMTSSRLNDTEPMSPSNSAELREPQERQGLPSVFNSVELSKASPPRAGHGEDRSTVATLFLASKPRGLSAPDLRSVGLTLVQEQSASKSHRSLGEASAVEIPPNESLQERAARILGIEVAVESLLPGVRRSGQTQHPEPEGGAGRPQSPREESLSSSAQPDGPAVSTDSFYGRRRCGWTESPLSVGERDSTRWAPPDPERCTVAGAVPSKAPSAQPQPGPQESTSLDHKDMGTRPPFRSTLFHFIEKTPSVAGSEKRLRSTSKVIESLQEKLASPPRRADPHRLMRMKEGILSLEENGHLAAEREKNTYQDFWCPDSYDPSRVERV; from the exons ATGTACAGTGTAGAAGACCTCCTGATCTCTCATGGATACAAACTGTCAAGAAATATCCCAGCACGACGCGAAGGTAATGATGAGGGGCGCCGGCAAGCGAGGACAGGAGCAAGGGTCAGCCATGGCCTGCTGAATGGGTGTGAGGAGGGCCCTGCAGCCTTGGCCCCCAGAGAGACGTGTGGAGGCGAAGGGCATACGAGCGACCCAGCACACAGCCGCCATGCACCCAGAGTCCCTGGGGAGCCTCAGGGTGCTCCAGCTTGCAGGACTTCCCAGGCAGG GTTTTATCATCACCCTGTGCTAGCGTGGTCCTCTCAGCCCCAGACCGGCCACAGCCACGCCTACTGGAGAAGAAGAGGACAAGAGAGCAGTGGCTTGCTGGGTCTGAGGGCCCGAGAAGACCCTGAAGTCAGAGGCATGGCCCAAGCTCACAGCCTGCCCATGCACACGAGGGAGGGTCCATGGGAAGTTGGAGGAAGGACAGAGAATGTGACAAAGAAGGCTGTTTGGGAAGAAGAGCTGAGAATGTCAGGTCCTGCCAGGTGGCAGAATGTAAGCCTGGAGAGTTGGAACCAGCCGAGGAAACTAGGCAGGCAGATGTCTGATGGTGATAGAGAGAAACTGTTCCAGGATCTGTACCCATTCATGCAAGGAGAGCAGATGTTGAATTCCCAGAGCAAAGGGAAGTCCCAGTCGCTGCCCAGAGTTCTTTCCCCTGAGAGCCTGAGTTGCATGGAAGTTCCCATTTCACTAAATGATGGACATCTACCAGGTGTTCCCCAAATGCCATTTTATCCTTCAAACTGTGCACCAAATTTGGAACCTCCAAGGAACTCTGAGAAAGGTGGCTCCTCAATCCCTCTAGCCCGGCCTAAGTTTGGGAGACCCCTCAAGCCTCCATCTTATGGCTCCTGCCAGCAGCCCAGGGGCGGGGCAGAGAGCAGTGACTACCTGGACAGTCAGCAGACAGACCTATGTGTTTCCCACTTGAGCAGAGTTCACGACTCCAGACAGGAGCTTTGTGTGTATGACTCGGGTTTGGAACCTCCAGTGTACGTGCCCCCACCGTCATACAGGTCGCCTCCCCAGCATGTCCCAAACCCTTACAAGGAGGATGCTATGCCTGAGCAGGTGTGTGGTGGGCGCCACCAGCAGCAGCATCCAGTGGAGAAGGCTGGGACCAGTGGCCAGCTTCCTCCTGGCACCCCATGGCCCGGGAATGAGTGTGGTGTGGGCCCACGCTCTCCCCATGGGCCCCCTCTACAGTCCCATCCCACCACAGCTTACGACAGCTCTGTTCTTTATATTCCCTTTGATGACCCGCGGATACGACATATTAAACTAAGCCACCCCCAGGGCTTCTGTGAAGAAACGGTTGATGATAAGCCATACAACTCTGGTCTGGTCCCTGCGCCAGGGCCAGCTCAGGGAAACACTCACCAGGATGGTGCTATTTTGAATCCAGAGGGTATGACGACACCCCAACCAGGGACTGCGGGAGgccctgcctctgcagatccCAGCCCCCAGTGGCTGGGGGGCCAGTTCCCCAGTGATGGAGAAAATGGTGGCTTTCCTGACCCAAGAGACCATGGTGTCTTGAGAGGACAGCAGCCTGATGTGAGAGGTGGCCGGCGTGGACTCACAGaggcccccgccccctcccagagCCCACAGGGTGAGAGTACCTGTGCAACTCAACCCAAGCTCAAAAAGTTTGAAACTGGGCTGCAGACCAagaaaagttcaaagaaaaaaatgaatgagaccATATTTTGTTTGGTTTCCATCCCAGTTAAATCCAAATCACATCTGCCAGATATAGATACAAACAACAATGACTTAAAACAGAGTGCTGATAAAAGGAATGGACTTGATAAGAAAGCGGCTTTGCAAGAACAGAGTCTGCTGAGCATGTCTTCTACTGACCTGGAGCTGCAAGCTCTCACAGGAAGCATGGCCGGGAGAACAGAGTTCCAAAAACAAGTGGGAGAGCCAggagacaaacaaacaaatgacctCAGACTCATTCATCTTGTGAAACACCCAGAACTCACGTATTCTGACTTGTGGCCAGGGCACCAGTGCAGAGACCAGCAAACACAGACCAGTTTCACTGAGGAACCCAGAAGTGCACAGCCCCTCCCAGGTGAGAAGCTGGCAGGGTCACGTAATGCAGTGCTGACTCCAGGACTTTCAGACCCCCCTGCCTCTGAAGCTCAGATGCCTGTGGCAATAGCTTCCAGTGACCCAGACTGGAGACTGAATGCTCATCACCTACAAGGGCAAAAAGCCCTCAGCCCATCCAGCAACAGTGCTTTCTCCAGGACTTCTTCATCTATAAACCAGGCATCTGTGCCAAAAGCCCAGTGTCAGCCCTGCGTGGATGGCCGGGTACGTGGTGCCAGCCCGGTGCCCAGGGGCGAGGTGGTGAAGGGGGAGACCACAGGCCCATGCAATAGCAAACAGCTGTTTGGTCAGTTTCTTTTGAAGCCAGTCAGCCGTCGGCCCTGGGACCTGATAAGCCAGTTAGAAAGTTTTAACAAGGAGCttcaggaagaggaggaaagCAGTGAGAGCGACGGCGGTAGCGGGGACAGTGAGGCAGAGGGGCCGCGGGGCGGCCCTGACTCCACGCCCAGGAATCTGGGCTCTGTGGAAGGTGGCCAGGACATGAGGGGGCGGGGACCAGACCCCACACTGTGGTCAGGAAGAGTTAAGAGTAAGTCCGAGAGCTGGAGTGAGGAGCAGAAGCCTGACCACCCATGCGCCCgtgcccagcccccaggccccctGCAGGCGGAAGATAGCAGAAGGGGCACATTGCTGTCAGCAAATGGGAGCTTGATTATAGAGAAGGGAAACCAGGCCGTGGAAAAGAAGATAAAGGAGCCAGTAGTCAGTCCAGGTCCTACAAAAAGAATGACGTCTTCCAGGCTAAATGACACAGAACCAATGTCCCCTTCCAATTCCGCTGAACTGAGGGAGCCCCAGGAGAGGCAGGGGCTTCCCAGTGTTTTCAATTCTGTGGAGCTGAGCAAAGCGAGCCCCCCAAGGGCTGGCCATGGGGAGGACAGGAGCACTGTGGCCACACTCTTCCTTGCTAGCAAACCCCGGGGACTCTCGGCCCCAGACTTGAGGTCTGTGGGGCTGACACTGGTGCAAGAGCAGAGTGCTAGTAAATCACACAGGTCTCTAGGTGAAGCCAGTGCAGTAGAAATCCCCCCAAACGAGTCCCTTCAAGAGAGGGCTGCGAGGATCCTGGGCATAGAGGTGGCCGTGGAGTCCCTGCTGCCAGGTGTCAGGAGATCGGGACAGACCCAGCACCCTGAACCTGAAGGAGGTGCCGGCAGGCCCCAGTCCCCAAGGGAGGAGTCACTGTCCAGCTCCGCACAGCCAGACGGCCCTGCAGTGTCCACTGATTCCTTTTATGGCAGGAGGAGGTGTGGCTGGACCGAAAGCCCTCTCTCTGTAGGGGAAAGGGATAGTACTCGCTGGGCTCCTCCAGATCCTGAGCGTTGCACTGTGGCTGGGGCCGTCCCCAGCAAGGCCCCCAGTGCCCAGCCACAGCCTGGCCCCCAGGAATCCACGTCCTTGGACCACAAGGACATGGGGACAAGACCTCCCTTCAGGTCCACTTTGTTCCATTTCATAGAAAAGACCCCAAGTGTGGCGGGCTCAGAAAAGAGGCTCAGAAGCACCTCCAAAGTGATTGAGAGTTTACAGGAGAAATTGGCCTCACCTCCAAGGAGAGCAGACCCCCACCGCTTGATGAGGATGAAGGAG GGCATCCTATCGCTGGAAGAAAATGGACATCTGGcagcagaaagagagaagaacACCTATCAGGACTTCTGGTGCCCAG attcCTATGACCCTAGCAGGGTGGAAAGGGTGTGA